One part of the Falco peregrinus isolate bFalPer1 chromosome 14, bFalPer1.pri, whole genome shotgun sequence genome encodes these proteins:
- the NUTF2 gene encoding nuclear transport factor 2 isoform X2, producing the protein MGDKPIWEQIGSSFVQHYYQLFDADRTQLGAIYIDASCLTWEGQQFQGKAAIVEKLSSLPFQKIQHSITAQDHQPTPDSCILSMVVGQLKADEDPIMGFHQIFLLKNINDAWVCTNDMFRLALHNFG; encoded by the exons ATGGGAGACAAGCCTATCTGGGAGCAGATTGGGTCCAGCTTTGTACAACATTACTACCAGCTTTTTGATGCAGACAGGACTCAGTTAGGAGCAATATAT atTGATGCATCATGCCTTACGTGGGAAGGACAGCAGTTCCAGGGCAAAGCAGCTATTGTTGAAAAACTCTCT AGCCTCCCTTTCcaaaaaatacaacacagcatCACAGCACAAGACCACCAGCCTACACCTGACAGCTGTATACTCAGTATGGTAGTGGGACAGCTTAAG GCTGATGAAGATCCTATCATGGGATTCCACCAGATATTTCTATTAAAGAACATCAACGATGCCTGGGTTTGCACCAATGACATGTTCAGGCTAGCATTGCACAACTTTGGCTGA
- the NUTF2 gene encoding nuclear transport factor 2 isoform X1, which yields MHHALRGKDSSSRAKQLLLKNSLLTSHWRLVTLKAGFWIQTHLFPLIPLPLQETSCGTCSTRSCFAESLPFQKIQHSITAQDHQPTPDSCILSMVVGQLKADEDPIMGFHQIFLLKNINDAWVCTNDMFRLALHNFG from the exons ATGCATCATGCCTTACGTGGGAAGGACAGCAGTTCCAGGGCAAAGCAGCTATTGTTGAAAAACTCTCT TCTCACCTCTCATTGGCGTCTTGTCACACTGAAAGCTGGGTTCTGGATACAGACACATTTGTTCCCTTTGATCCCTCTGCCTCTTCAAGAGACTTCTTGTGGAACTTGTTCAACAAGAAGCTGTTTTGCTGAG AGCCTCCCTTTCcaaaaaatacaacacagcatCACAGCACAAGACCACCAGCCTACACCTGACAGCTGTATACTCAGTATGGTAGTGGGACAGCTTAAG GCTGATGAAGATCCTATCATGGGATTCCACCAGATATTTCTATTAAAGAACATCAACGATGCCTGGGTTTGCACCAATGACATGTTCAGGCTAGCATTGCACAACTTTGGCTGA